GGACGTCGACGTCGCGCTGCAGCTGCTCGACCGTCTCGGTCCACTCGTCGGCGCTGATCACCGCCCGCGGTGCCGCGTCGCGGACGATGGTGGCCAGCTCCTGGCCGGCCAGCCGCCAGTTCAGCGGCTGCAGCACCAGCCCGGCGCGGCCCGCGGCGTAGTAGAGCGCCATGTACTCCGCGCAGTTGCGCGACAGGACGGCGAAGCGGTCGCCCCGCTCCAGGCCCAACCCGCGCAGGCCGTTGGCCAGCCGGCGGACGAGTGAGTCGAACTCCGCGTAGGTCATCCGGCGGCTGTTGGGGACGTCGACGATCGCCTCGGCGCGCGGCGTCAGCGCGGCCCACTTGGCGGGGACCAGACCCTGGTTCACGGCGGCTCTCCTGCGGTCCGGGCCGGCGTCAGTAGGGGAGGTCGAGCTCGAGGTGCCGCTTGGTGAACCGCCAGGCGCCGTCGCCCTCCCGGACCAGCTCGTCCTCGTACCTGCCGGTGGACAGCACCGTGAGCTTCCCGTTCTCGACGGAGATCAGCGTCAGGTAGGAGCTGACCGTCGCGGCGTCCCCCGTCTCCTTGCGGAGGGCCATGTTCGTGGTCACGTGCCGGCGCTGGTCGGTCTGGCTGGCCAGGCTGTCGGTCATCAGCTTCATGACGGCCGTCTTGCCCTCGAAAGGCCCGATCAGGTCGCCCCCGGCGATGCGCATGGACATGACCGCGTCCTCGGTGAACGTGTCGGCCATCTCCGCCATGTCGTTGTCGTCGTAGGCGATGGAGTACCGGTTGAGGACGTTCTCGATGGCACCGCGAGCGGACATGGCGAGCTCCTGGGCGAGGGCCGGCGTCTGGGCCGGCACGGGATGTGACCGCCGTTACCCTATGCATGGTTCGCCTGGTTGACCAGACCCCGTGGAGCAGGAGGCCGAGGGGGGTTGGCCCCTGGGTGGGAGGGGGCCACACTCGCCGACGACGTGCTCGGATCGACGACCACCTGCGAGGCGGACATGGGCTCTCCCCCGGAGCCGGAGGCGTCCTCCGCGGCGCCGGTGGGCGAGCCGCCGGCCCGGGCCAGCATCGCCCGCGTCTACGACGCGGCCCTGGGCGGCACCCACAACACCGAGGTCGACCGCCGGGTGCTCGAGCAGGTGCGCGCCGTGGCCCCGGAGGTGGACGACCTGGCGTGGTCCAACCGCCGGTTCCTCGGCCGGGCGGTGCGCTTCCTCGCCGAGCAGGGTGGCGTGCGCCAGTACCTCGACTGCGGCTCCGGGCTGCCCACCGCCGAGAACACCCACCAGATCGCGCGACGCACCGACCCCTCGGCCCGGGTCGTCTACGTCGACAACGACCCCACGGTCATCGCGGAGGGTGGCGCGCTGGTCGCCGGGGACCCGTGGTGTCGGGTGGTGGCGGCCGACGTCTTCGCGCCGGCCCAGGTGTTGGGGCACGAGGACGTCCGCGGCCTGCTGGACCTCACCGAGCCGGTGGCGCTGCTGCAGGTCGGCACGTTGCACCACCACCCCGGCGACGACGGCGCCGAACTGATGCGGGAGTACGTCGACGCGCTCCCGTCCGGCAGCTGGGTCGTGGTCGCGCACTTCCTCGACCCGGGCACCGAGGAGCTCGGCCCGCTGGCGCGGCGCATGGAGGAGGTGTTCGTGCACAGCCCGATGCGGTCGGGGCTCTTCCGGACCCGGGAGCAGATCACCGCGTTCCTGCCCGGCCTGGAGTTGGTGCCGCCTGGTCCCGGCCGGCCCGGTGAGCTGGAGCTGTGCGACCTGTGGTGGCCCGACGGCCCCCGCCTGCGGCCGCTGACCCCGGTGCAGCAGTGCATCGCCGGGGCGGTGGCCCGCAAGCCCTGAGCCCGCGGGACGGCCCGGACGACGGGATCAGGCGGGGTCGAACTCGACGAGCAGGCTCTCGACGCTGCGGGTGTACAGGCCGGCCTCGCGCGGCGTGAACCCCTCCTGGTAGCGCAGGCCGGGGAGTCGGTCGAGGACCAGGTCGAGCGCGACGGTCATCTCGCTGCGGGCCAGCAGCGAACCGACGCAGAAGTGTCGCCCGAGGACGAACTGCACGTGGTTCGCCGCGCCGCTGAAGGCCTTGGCGACGTCGAGGTCGGGGCGCCGGACGTCGAACTCGTCGGGGCGCTCGAAGTGCCGCTCGTCCCGGTTGGCCGCCGCGAGCATGAGGATGCACGTGGCGCCGGCCGGGATCGTCGTGCCGGAGAGCTCCACCGGCTCCTCGGTCTGCCGCATGATCATGTGGACCGGCCCGGAGAAGCGCAGCGTCTCGGCGATCACGGCGTCGGCCAGCGACCGGTCGGCCCGCACCGCCGCCAGCTGGTCGGGGGAGTCGAGCAGGTTGCGGACCATGCTGGCGATCGCCTTGTCCGTCGTCTCGCCTCCGGCCACCAGGAGCAGGCTGACGAAGGCCTTGATCTCCTCGTCGCTCATCCGCTCGCCGTCGACCTCGGCCCGGCACAGCCGGGAGAGCAGGTCCTCGCCGTCGCCGTCCCGGCGTTCCCGGATGATCGGCAGCACGTAGTCGCGCAGCTCCTCGCGGGTCTGGTCGGCCCGGGCCGTGACGGCGGGGTCGCCGGCCAGGTTGTTCAGGTGGGCCATGATCGAGTGGTACCAGCCGTGGAACCGCTCGTGGTCGCTCTTCGGGAGCCCGAGCATGTCGACCATGACGTTGATCGGGAACCAGGTCGTGAACTCCGCGACCAGGTCGGCCCGGCCCCGCCCGGCGAACCCGTCGACGAGGTCGCCGCCGGCCCGGGCGACCACGGCGTCGACCAGCTCGGCCGCGTCGCGGGTGATGACCGGGAGGAAGGCCTCGAGTCCCTTGCCGCGGAAGAACGGGTTGAGCAGCGCCCGGTGGGTGGCGTGCTCCTTGCCCTCCATCTGCAGGATCGTCCGGCCGTGGATCGGCTCGAGCTGCCACTCGTAGTTGCGGCTGGAGAACGCCGGCGTGCGGAAGGCGGCGGCGACGTCGGCGTACCGGCTGATCAGCCAGCTCTGCGTGGCCTCGTGGAAGGTCACCGGGTGGGAGTCGCGCAGCACCTTGTGGAACGGGTACGGGTCGGCGAGGTACTCCGCGGAGAGGATGTCCGGTGCCTGCGGGGCCACGGTCGAGGTCATGGCGGTCTCCTGGGTCGTCGGCACCTATGCCTGCACATCATGCGCAGGGTGTGACGTGGACCACAAGGAGCGGCCGGCTACTTCACGTAGGCGCCGGCGTCGACGGGGAAGGTCACGCCGGTGACGTAACGGGCCTCGTCACTGGCCAGGAACAGCACGGCGTTGCTGATGTCCACCGGCTCGATCCACGGCACCGGCAGCGTGTTGAGCGACGTGAACCCCGGCATCGCCTTCTCCCGGCTCGGCTCGGGGTCGCCGGGGGAGAACATGGCCCAGGTGCCCGGGTTCTGGATCATGATCGTGTCGACGTTGGTCGGGTGGATGGTGTTGACCCGGATCGAGTAGGGCCCGAGCTCGTTGGCCAGCGTCCGCATCAGGCCGACGATCCCGTGCTTGCAGGCGACGTAGTGGGCGACGTGCTGGATGCCCTTGAGCCCGCCGATCGAGCTGGTGAACAGGATGCTGCCGCCGCGGCCGGACTCGATCATCGACGGGATGGCGACCTTCGCGGTGTGGAAGACGCCGGTCAGGTTGACGTCGACCATGTCGCGCCACTGCTCGGAGGACAGCTCCCAGGCCCGGCCGTAGGTGGCGATCCCGGCGTTGGCCACGACGGTGTCGACGTGCCCGAACTCGGCCAGCCCCTCGTCGAAGGCGGCCTGCAGGCCCGCCAGGTCCCGGACGTCGGCGACGCGGGTGACGACCCGCCGGTCGAGGGCCTCCACCTGTGCGGCGGTCTCGGCGAGCTCCTCCTCGGTGGCCAGCGGGTAGTACGGCGTCACCGTGTCGATGTCGCGGCAGATGTCGACGGCGACGATGTCGGCGCCCTCCTGGGCCAGCCGGACCGCGTGGCTGCGCCCCTGCCCGCGGGCCGCGCCGGTGATGAACGCGACCTTGCCCGCCATGCGTCCTGCCATGGGTCTGCTCCTCGTCTCGGGTGCCACCGGCGGCGGCGGGGCGTGGCTCGGGTGCTCAGCTGCGCGCGGAGGCGGCGGACACACCCGCGCGGACGGCGCCGGGGGGCAGCCGG
This region of Geodermatophilus bullaregiensis genomic DNA includes:
- a CDS encoding nuclear transport factor 2 family protein codes for the protein MSARGAIENVLNRYSIAYDDNDMAEMADTFTEDAVMSMRIAGGDLIGPFEGKTAVMKLMTDSLASQTDQRRHVTTNMALRKETGDAATVSSYLTLISVENGKLTVLSTGRYEDELVREGDGAWRFTKRHLELDLPY
- a CDS encoding SAM-dependent methyltransferase: MLGSTTTCEADMGSPPEPEASSAAPVGEPPARASIARVYDAALGGTHNTEVDRRVLEQVRAVAPEVDDLAWSNRRFLGRAVRFLAEQGGVRQYLDCGSGLPTAENTHQIARRTDPSARVVYVDNDPTVIAEGGALVAGDPWCRVVAADVFAPAQVLGHEDVRGLLDLTEPVALLQVGTLHHHPGDDGAELMREYVDALPSGSWVVVAHFLDPGTEELGPLARRMEEVFVHSPMRSGLFRTREQITAFLPGLELVPPGPGRPGELELCDLWWPDGPRLRPLTPVQQCIAGAVARKP
- a CDS encoding cytochrome P450 translates to MTSTVAPQAPDILSAEYLADPYPFHKVLRDSHPVTFHEATQSWLISRYADVAAAFRTPAFSSRNYEWQLEPIHGRTILQMEGKEHATHRALLNPFFRGKGLEAFLPVITRDAAELVDAVVARAGGDLVDGFAGRGRADLVAEFTTWFPINVMVDMLGLPKSDHERFHGWYHSIMAHLNNLAGDPAVTARADQTREELRDYVLPIIRERRDGDGEDLLSRLCRAEVDGERMSDEEIKAFVSLLLVAGGETTDKAIASMVRNLLDSPDQLAAVRADRSLADAVIAETLRFSGPVHMIMRQTEEPVELSGTTIPAGATCILMLAAANRDERHFERPDEFDVRRPDLDVAKAFSGAANHVQFVLGRHFCVGSLLARSEMTVALDLVLDRLPGLRYQEGFTPREAGLYTRSVESLLVEFDPA
- a CDS encoding mycofactocin-coupled SDR family oxidoreductase, yielding MAGRMAGKVAFITGAARGQGRSHAVRLAQEGADIVAVDICRDIDTVTPYYPLATEEELAETAAQVEALDRRVVTRVADVRDLAGLQAAFDEGLAEFGHVDTVVANAGIATYGRAWELSSEQWRDMVDVNLTGVFHTAKVAIPSMIESGRGGSILFTSSIGGLKGIQHVAHYVACKHGIVGLMRTLANELGPYSIRVNTIHPTNVDTIMIQNPGTWAMFSPGDPEPSREKAMPGFTSLNTLPVPWIEPVDISNAVLFLASDEARYVTGVTFPVDAGAYVK